One region of Chlamydia psittaci 6BC genomic DNA includes:
- a CDS encoding IncA family protein yields MNDVSSIKNSEQTRVDTLPTYSFKKQLLVRITLIAINVVFIISHIVAVTAFASLLPAFVFAISVTSIILGLILLGLGVKHIFSYFKKAKAVDSSTRDEHQPTVQKLLAEIQDLQNKALDYKNEATEMKNEYNSLLQGCIEDRATYLGNEDAWRFENKELEACITELKDYIAALQQMNEDCDTRLQEEQHMHMANRIAYEAELCRLELKIKESNRMIERQRSYIKEIEREIKALINEAI; encoded by the coding sequence ATGAATGATGTATCTTCTATTAAGAATTCAGAACAAACGCGTGTGGATACCTTGCCCACATATTCTTTTAAGAAGCAGTTATTAGTTCGTATTACTTTGATAGCTATAAATGTTGTTTTCATCATTTCTCATATCGTTGCAGTGACTGCTTTTGCTTCTTTACTCCCCGCGTTTGTTTTTGCGATTTCTGTAACTTCAATAATTTTAGGGTTAATTTTATTGGGGTTAGGAGTAAAGCATATTTTTTCTTATTTTAAGAAAGCCAAAGCTGTAGATTCTTCTACACGTGATGAGCATCAACCCACAGTACAGAAATTGCTCGCAGAAATTCAAGATCTTCAAAATAAAGCTCTTGATTATAAGAACGAGGCAACTGAGATGAAAAATGAATATAATTCTCTTCTACAAGGTTGTATAGAAGACAGGGCTACCTACCTCGGTAATGAAGATGCTTGGCGCTTTGAAAATAAAGAACTAGAAGCCTGTATCACTGAGCTTAAAGATTATATAGCTGCTTTGCAACAAATGAACGAAGATTGTGATACTCGACTTCAAGAAGAACAGCACATGCATATGGCAAATCGGATAGCTTATGAAGCAGAGCTTTGTAGGCTGGAATTAAAGATCAAAGAATCTAATAGGATGATTGAACGTCAACGATCATACATCAAGGAGATAGAACGGGAAATTAAAGCACTCATAAACGAAGCAATCTGA
- a CDS encoding IncA family protein, whose translation MKLLHRLELADTQPLGSSRYNINKPHVVLITSIIAVILGLAVITAGIALLVISHALSSAIFNGILISIVLGVTLILCIGGGHSCIILQLARLHRSEVSGSENVIQELQTSSQDLQNCLSEEDHPLQSQQNQEIEDALQMQALLKSKQDELDSLTHRYAAMAQEHSYLENTVSRLRKELVELRRVLEENQATSQLVIEKLQVSNELLNKESIIARQSEQAEKLMSSNLRFYLIQQQSECQEQSALIFLKDQRIEELTNKVAELQEQISSLQLFLTDNERNQGCVRELNQKLITLKRKLKDLVLLITDSTKKDEITTPTGNSLIEFANALDAYASSIQEFTDSNIISHSENNKG comes from the coding sequence ATGAAACTTCTCCATCGCTTAGAACTTGCTGATACGCAGCCATTAGGTTCTAGTCGTTATAATATTAATAAACCGCACGTTGTTCTTATCACTTCCATAATCGCAGTTATTTTAGGTTTAGCTGTTATTACAGCTGGGATAGCATTACTTGTGATATCCCATGCTCTATCTTCTGCAATTTTTAACGGGATTCTTATTAGTATAGTTCTCGGCGTTACATTGATTCTCTGCATAGGAGGAGGGCACTCCTGTATTATTTTGCAGTTAGCTCGTCTTCATAGATCAGAGGTTTCAGGATCTGAAAATGTTATTCAGGAATTGCAAACGTCCTCACAGGATTTACAGAACTGTTTATCAGAAGAAGACCATCCTCTCCAAAGTCAACAGAATCAGGAGATTGAAGATGCTTTGCAAATGCAGGCTCTCTTAAAGAGTAAACAAGATGAACTAGACAGCCTCACACATAGATATGCTGCGATGGCTCAAGAGCATTCTTATTTAGAGAACACGGTTTCTCGTTTACGCAAAGAATTAGTCGAGTTAAGGCGTGTTCTAGAGGAAAATCAAGCCACTTCTCAGCTGGTTATAGAGAAACTTCAGGTTAGCAATGAATTGCTTAATAAAGAGTCTATAATTGCTCGTCAGTCTGAACAGGCGGAAAAACTTATGTCTAGTAATCTGAGGTTTTACTTGATTCAGCAGCAATCCGAGTGCCAAGAACAATCCGCGTTAATTTTTCTGAAAGATCAGAGAATTGAAGAGTTAACGAACAAAGTCGCTGAATTACAGGAGCAGATTTCTAGCCTACAGCTTTTTCTTACAGATAATGAACGAAACCAGGGATGTGTTCGAGAGTTAAATCAAAAATTGATCACGTTGAAACGTAAGTTAAAAGATCTCGTGTTATTGATTACTGATAGCACAAAAAAAGATGAAATAACCACTCCTACGGGTAATAGCTTAATAGAATTTGCTAATGCATTGGATGCCTATGCTTCTAGTATTCAAGAATTTACGGATAGTAATATAATCTCTCATTCTGAGAATAACAAAGGGTAA